The Pogona vitticeps strain Pit_001003342236 chromosome 3, PviZW2.1, whole genome shotgun sequence genome includes a window with the following:
- the CHST10 gene encoding carbohydrate sulfotransferase 10 — protein MHHRWLLLAACFWVIFMFMVASKFITLTFKDPDVYGAKQEPLILTAITETERNQMTKVKRVPGEFQTIGKGLSKNLVHQPLVHMERLELLRNVCQDASLKNLTHTTVSKFVLDRIFVCDKHKILFCQTPKVGNTQWKKVLIVLNGAFSSIEDIPENVVHDHEKNGLPRLSSFSDSEIQKRLRLYFKFFIVRDPFERLISAFKDKFVHNPRFEPWYRHEIAPSIIRKYRKNRTETRGLQFEDFVRYLGDPNHRWLDIQFGDHIIHWVTYVELCAPCEITYSIIGHHETLEEDAPYILKEAGIDHLVSYPTIPPGITVYNKTKVERYFAGVSKRDIRRLYARFEGDFNLFGYQAPDFLLN, from the exons ATGCACCACCGGTGGCTGCTGTTAGCTGCATGCTTTTGGGTAATATTCATGTTCATGGTCGCTAGCAAGTTCATCACATTGACCTTCAAAGATCCTGATG TGTATGGTGCCAAGCAGGAGCCATTAATATTGACAGCTATAActgaaacagaaagaaatcaaatgacaaaagtgaaaagggtgcctggaGAGTTTCAG ACAATAGGAAAGGGTCTATCGAAAAACCTTGTACACCAGCCTCTGGTCCATATGGAAAGGCTTGAGCTACTCAGGAACGTCTGTCAAGATGCATCACTGAAAAACCTCACCCATACTACTGTTTCAAAGTTTGTTTTGGACCGAATATTCGTTTGTGACAAGCACAAGATCCTCTTCTGCCAAACTCCAAAAGTTGGCAATACTCAGTGGAAGAAAGTCTTGATTGTTTTAAATG GAGCATTTTCTTCCATAGAGGACATTCCAGAGAACGTTGTGCATGACCATGAGAAGAATGGCCTCCCACGCTTATCATCTTTCAGTGACTCCGAAATTCAGAAACG gCTGAGATTATACTTCAAATTCTTCATCGTAAGAGATCCGTTTGAGAGGCTCATCTCTGCATTTAAGGATAAGTTTGTCCACAACCCTCGATTTGAACCATGGTATAGGCATGAAATTGCTCCTAGCATCATTCGAAAATATAGAAAGAATCGCACCGAAACCAGGGGGCTGCAGTTTGAAGACTTTGTACGCTACTTGGGTGATCCAAATCATCGATGGCTAGATATACAATTTGGGGACCACATCATTCATTGGGTGACCTACGTGGAACTTTGTGCCCCTTGTGAAATCACATACAGTATTATTGGACATCATGAAACACTGGAGGAGGATGCACCATATATCCTGAAGGAAGCAGGAATAGACCATTTGGTGTCATATCCCACAATTCCGCCTGGTATAACAGTATATAACAAAACCAAGGTGGAGCGCTATTTTGCAGGAGTAAGCAAGAGAGACATACGACGTCTTTATGCCCGGTTTGAAGGAGATTTTAATCTTTTTGGCTATCAAGCACCTGATTTCTTACTAAACTGA